A DNA window from Patagioenas fasciata isolate bPatFas1 chromosome 1, bPatFas1.hap1, whole genome shotgun sequence contains the following coding sequences:
- the CDKN1B gene encoding cyclin-dependent kinase inhibitor 1B produces the protein MSNVRISNGSPTLERMEARQSEYPKPSACRNLFGPVNHEELNRDLKKHRQEMEEACQRKWNFDFQNHKPLEGRYEWQAVEKGSSPDFYFRPPRLLKAVCKSASRQSLDVNGNCQNVVFVGSQGISEDTHCVDQKTDVSENQTDFAEQCTGQRKRPATDDSSPQNKRANTTEEEVSEDSPSASSVEQTPKKSSPRRHQT, from the exons ATGTCAAACGTCCGTATTTCTAATGGGAGCCCTACCCTGGAGCGCATGGAAGCCAGGCAGTCGGAGTACCCGAAGCCTTCAGCTTGCAGGAACCTCTTCGGGCCGGTGAATCACGAAGAGTTAAACAGGGACTTGAAGAAGCACCGCCAGGAGATGGAGGAGGCATGCCAGAGGAAGTGGAATTTCGATTTCCAGAATCACAAGCCGTTGGAAGGCAGGTACGAGTGGCAAGCCGTGGAGAAGGGGAGCTCGCCTGACTTCTACTTCAGACCCCCCAGGCTACTGAAAGCTGTCTGCAAGTCCGCCAGCCGCCAGAGCTTGGATGTAAACGGGAATTGCCAAAACGTGGTTTTTGTCGGCTCTCAGGGAATCTCAGAGGACACTCACTGTGTAGATCAAAAGACTGATGTTTCTGAAAATCAGACGGACTTTGCAGAGCAGTGCACTGGGCAGAGGAAAAGACCTGCCACCGATG ATTCCTCTCCTCAAAATAAAAGAGCCAACACAACAGAAGAAGAGGTTTCAGAAGACTCCCCCAGTGCCAGTTCAGTGGAGCAAACACCCAAGAAATCAAGCCCAAGAAGACATCAAACGTAA